A genomic region of Pseudomonas migulae contains the following coding sequences:
- a CDS encoding ABC transporter ATP-binding protein — protein MLQVQGVFKSYATPQGPLPVLQGVDLTLKPGSSLALMGESGSGKSTLLHLIAGLDKVDRGSIRSGVHQLDQMNEGQLANWRRTEIGLVFQQFNLIGSLRVEDNLAFQARLAGRHDPRWQAHLVQRLGLGDLLRRYPEQLSGGQQQRVALGRALASQPKLLLADEPTGSLDEATSDEVLKLLLELLDDSPTTLLMVTHSPRVAARLAEKVVLHRGRLAGADDR, from the coding sequence ATGCTTCAGGTCCAAGGCGTCTTCAAAAGCTACGCCACTCCGCAAGGTCCGCTGCCGGTGTTGCAAGGTGTCGACCTGACGCTCAAACCCGGCAGCAGCCTGGCGTTGATGGGCGAGTCGGGCAGCGGCAAGAGCACCTTGCTGCACCTGATCGCCGGGCTGGACAAGGTCGATCGCGGCAGCATCCGCAGTGGTGTGCATCAGCTGGATCAGATGAACGAAGGGCAACTGGCGAACTGGCGGCGGACTGAAATCGGTCTGGTGTTCCAGCAGTTCAACCTGATCGGCAGCTTGCGCGTGGAGGACAACCTGGCGTTCCAGGCGCGGCTGGCCGGGCGGCACGATCCGCGCTGGCAGGCGCATCTGGTGCAGCGCCTGGGGTTGGGGGATTTGCTGCGGCGTTATCCGGAGCAGTTGTCCGGCGGTCAACAGCAGCGGGTTGCACTGGGGCGGGCGCTGGCGTCGCAACCCAAACTGCTGCTGGCCGACGAACCCACCGGCAGCCTCGATGAAGCCACCAGCGATGAAGTGCTGAAGTTGTTGCTGGAGCTGCTCGACGACAGCCCCACGACGTTGTTGATGGTCACTCACAGCCCAAGGGTGGCGGCGCGACTGGCGGAGAAAGTGGTGTTGCACCGTGGTCGCCTGGCTGGCGCGGACGATCGCTGA
- a CDS encoding class I SAM-dependent methyltransferase translates to MEMPSKEKAIASNRDAWNDSARHHKDNPEWPSLLKAVTQGDFSCIDDTLRGVLEQVGVDGKAVVQLGCNNGRESLSLFALGARSVVGIDQSEAFLEQARELASRSPHAPEFIEADIHRLPSELHGRFDVALITIGVLNWMPDIGEFFRHVAHTLKPGGALVVYETHPFLEMFDPEAADPYGLASSYFRSEPFVQDQPIVYEGKVEQQAATSYWFVHTLGAIFTGAIEAGLQISHFKEYPHSNREELYDRYEKHAAQLPLCFTWVALKH, encoded by the coding sequence ATGGAAATGCCGTCAAAAGAAAAGGCCATCGCCAGCAACCGCGATGCCTGGAATGACTCCGCCCGACACCACAAAGACAATCCCGAATGGCCCTCACTTCTGAAGGCGGTCACTCAAGGCGATTTTTCCTGCATCGATGACACCTTGCGCGGTGTGCTGGAACAGGTCGGCGTCGACGGCAAGGCCGTGGTGCAACTGGGCTGCAACAACGGGCGCGAAAGTCTTTCACTGTTTGCGTTGGGAGCCCGCAGTGTCGTCGGCATTGACCAGTCCGAGGCCTTTCTCGAACAGGCGCGGGAGCTGGCGTCACGCTCACCGCACGCACCCGAGTTCATCGAGGCCGATATCCATCGTCTGCCGAGCGAACTGCATGGCCGGTTCGATGTGGCGCTGATCACCATCGGCGTCCTGAACTGGATGCCGGACATCGGCGAATTCTTCCGCCACGTCGCACACACCCTCAAGCCCGGCGGCGCGCTGGTGGTGTACGAAACCCATCCGTTCCTGGAGATGTTCGACCCCGAAGCCGCTGATCCGTATGGTTTGGCCAGTTCCTACTTTCGCAGCGAGCCATTCGTGCAAGACCAGCCGATCGTCTACGAAGGCAAGGTCGAGCAGCAGGCTGCGACGTCCTACTGGTTCGTCCACACGTTGGGCGCGATCTTCACCGGCGCCATCGAGGCGGGGTTGCAGATCAGCCACTTCAAGGAGTATCCGCACTCCAATCGTGAGGAGCTGTATGACCGCTATGAGAAGCACGCGGCGCAGTTGCCGTTGTGTTTTACGTGGGTGGCGTTGAAGCATTGA
- a CDS encoding multicopper oxidase domain-containing protein translates to MDRKARHPCNRLGLLTPLSVLVAMMLGTTSLRAGPIDDEGQPGPSDPSAYYDEPADRQGALNAILTMPPANLDAFDLPAGVKGDRDTPLKENILPPAVQTSFNYPTNGKPSPLYGALPFTQPLALFEEFGLEKLDPTTPAALLPFPPAAIGPLPQQDPTSVARSAPPSASLDAFLRQPGLTPFPSHYSNVVDRNPWQKQIEFFLNRRIGSSAEGRPPGKGWSHQRWNEFYPQVAYKTVQTGARVNTGLRDSRQMHRYAMGEFGPGGLYYNVAGVPATAGTSKGFEPRFHPKMPVQNHKSVWTFDGTLPPKLLMVRYGQPVLMRHYNGLPIDPSANMGFGLHTITTHEHNGHVPAESDGYANAFFFPGQFYDYRWPIQLAGYDSINTKAEDPRAAFPCSPGETLWTNDLSPGRKTCDNGMIKVRGDWRETMSTHWFHDHMLDFTAQNVYKGNAAMMNYYSALDRGNESVNDGVNLRLPSGSALPWGNRDYDVNLMFSDKAWDKNGQLWFNPFNTDGFLGDQVLVNWRWKPTLDVRARSYRFRMLNGSVSRYFKMALVREIKGTTGEFPGPAGSGVSYARVPFHMIANDGNIMEHSVPFDGSMDLDADGDKQNHNAILPTLGIAERHDIIVNFAKNGIKAGDKLFFVNLLVHEDGKGPEEPVSLADVLSEKYKAIIKQTSKGPKWEDGDPVVGKVLQLNVKAYTGQDLAMDPAAYEPAKPGKAAGLMMIPLKIHYDNAADKALLAKSRHRTYTFGRSDGTDEAPWTIKTDGGFGFRMDPRRLNTSTKLASGPTDAGVTGFGTLEVWHIKGSGTGWSHPVHVHFEEGIILSRGGKAPPEWEKWARKDVYRIGSEKDGTDNVEIAINFREFAGTYMEHCHNTQHEDNSMLLRWDLEKPGQLQLMPTPLPSWDGVRYVNSAALPTFRTGDGYGTKAEVTP, encoded by the coding sequence ATGGACAGAAAAGCGCGGCACCCCTGCAATAGGCTTGGCCTTCTGACGCCCCTGAGCGTCCTTGTCGCAATGATGCTCGGCACAACGAGCCTGCGCGCCGGCCCGATCGACGACGAAGGACAGCCCGGACCGTCCGACCCTTCGGCGTACTACGACGAACCGGCTGACAGACAGGGAGCCTTGAACGCCATTTTGACCATGCCTCCGGCCAACCTGGATGCCTTCGACTTGCCGGCTGGCGTCAAAGGCGACCGAGACACCCCACTCAAGGAAAACATCCTGCCGCCGGCGGTGCAGACCAGCTTCAATTACCCCACCAACGGAAAACCCAGTCCGCTGTATGGTGCGTTGCCGTTTACTCAGCCACTGGCGCTGTTCGAAGAATTCGGCCTGGAAAAACTCGACCCCACGACACCGGCGGCGCTGTTGCCGTTTCCACCCGCCGCGATCGGACCGCTGCCGCAACAAGATCCCACCAGCGTCGCTCGTAGTGCCCCACCGAGTGCGTCGCTCGACGCGTTCTTGCGTCAACCAGGCTTGACTCCGTTCCCCAGCCATTATTCCAACGTGGTCGACCGCAACCCCTGGCAGAAGCAGATTGAGTTTTTCCTCAACCGCCGTATCGGCTCGTCGGCGGAAGGCCGTCCGCCAGGAAAAGGCTGGTCGCACCAGCGCTGGAACGAGTTTTACCCGCAGGTGGCTTACAAGACCGTGCAAACCGGCGCACGGGTGAATACCGGCTTGCGTGACAGTCGTCAGATGCACCGCTATGCCATGGGTGAATTTGGCCCTGGTGGCCTCTATTACAACGTGGCTGGCGTGCCGGCGACCGCAGGCACCTCCAAAGGATTTGAACCGCGTTTTCACCCGAAAATGCCAGTGCAGAACCACAAATCGGTCTGGACCTTCGACGGCACCCTGCCGCCCAAATTGCTCATGGTCCGTTATGGGCAACCGGTGCTGATGCGCCATTACAACGGCTTGCCGATCGATCCGTCGGCGAACATGGGTTTTGGCCTGCACACCATCACCACCCACGAACACAACGGTCACGTACCGGCGGAAAGCGACGGTTATGCCAATGCGTTTTTCTTCCCCGGGCAATTTTACGACTATCGCTGGCCGATCCAGTTGGCTGGCTACGACAGCATCAACACCAAGGCTGAAGACCCGCGTGCAGCCTTTCCGTGCTCACCGGGTGAAACTCTGTGGACCAACGACCTCAGCCCCGGCCGCAAGACTTGCGACAACGGCATGATCAAGGTCCGCGGCGACTGGCGCGAAACCATGAGCACCCACTGGTTCCACGACCACATGCTCGATTTCACCGCGCAGAACGTCTACAAGGGCAACGCGGCGATGATGAACTACTACAGCGCCCTGGACCGCGGCAATGAGTCCGTAAATGACGGCGTCAACCTGCGCCTCCCCAGCGGCAGCGCCTTGCCCTGGGGTAACCGCGACTACGACGTCAACCTGATGTTTTCCGACAAGGCATGGGATAAGAACGGTCAACTGTGGTTCAACCCCTTCAACACTGACGGCTTCCTCGGTGACCAGGTACTGGTCAACTGGAGGTGGAAACCGACCCTGGACGTGCGTGCGCGCAGCTATCGCTTCCGCATGCTCAATGGTTCAGTGTCGCGCTACTTCAAAATGGCGCTGGTGCGCGAGATCAAGGGCACCACCGGCGAGTTCCCAGGGCCTGCCGGGTCGGGCGTGTCGTATGCCCGGGTGCCGTTCCACATGATTGCCAACGACGGCAATATCATGGAACACAGCGTGCCGTTCGACGGCAGCATGGACCTGGATGCCGACGGTGATAAACAGAACCACAACGCGATCCTGCCAACCCTGGGCATCGCCGAGCGTCACGACATCATCGTCAACTTCGCGAAAAACGGGATCAAGGCGGGCGACAAGCTGTTCTTCGTCAACCTGCTGGTGCACGAAGACGGCAAGGGTCCGGAAGAACCCGTCTCCCTGGCTGACGTGCTGTCCGAGAAATACAAGGCGATCATCAAGCAAACCAGCAAGGGGCCGAAATGGGAAGACGGTGATCCGGTGGTAGGCAAGGTGTTGCAACTCAACGTCAAGGCTTACACCGGTCAGGACCTGGCCATGGACCCGGCCGCTTATGAACCGGCCAAACCGGGCAAGGCTGCGGGCTTGATGATGATCCCGTTGAAGATTCACTACGACAATGCTGCCGACAAGGCGCTGCTGGCCAAATCCCGCCACCGCACCTACACCTTTGGCCGTTCCGACGGCACCGATGAAGCGCCCTGGACGATCAAGACCGACGGCGGCTTCGGGTTTCGCATGGACCCGCGCCGGCTGAACACCTCGACCAAACTGGCCAGCGGTCCGACCGACGCCGGCGTCACGGGTTTCGGCACGCTGGAGGTGTGGCACATCAAGGGCAGCGGCACGGGCTGGAGCCACCCGGTGCACGTGCACTTCGAGGAAGGGATCATCCTCAGCCGTGGCGGCAAGGCACCACCGGAATGGGAAAAATGGGCACGCAAGGACGTGTATCGCATCGGTTCGGAAAAGGATGGTACGGACAATGTCGAGATTGCGATCAACTTCCGCGAATTCGCCGGCACCTACATGGAGCACTGCCACAACACGCAACACGAGGACAACTCCATGTTGCTGCGGTGGGACCTTGAGAAACCGGGGCAACTGCAGTTGATGCCGACTCCGTTGCCGAGCTGGGATGGCGTGCGCTACGTAAACTCTGCGGCGCTGCCAACCTTCCGCACCGGCGACGGCTACGGCACCAAAGCAGAGGTCACACCATGA
- a CDS encoding SCO family protein, with translation MTSRTPRSRALGMHLILLLVTCGLAAWVLLAHEGELSPTEESATPWGGDYFPNTLLTNQDGRQVRFFDDLIKGKVVVINFIFTTCSDSCPLETARLRQVQQLLGGRVGQDIFFYSISIDPLSDTPEVLKAYSQRFKVGPGWQFLTGEFEAVTDLRKKLGLFIEGVDNGRSKDHNLSLIVGNQSTGRWMKASPFENPWILADQLANTLQNWKQPSIEENYADAPEIRPPSNGEELFRTRCASCHSLGPQDGQGIGMRSIGPDLIGVTRLREPAWLNRWIREPDRMLAEKDPIALELFQRFDRIPMPNLRLDERSAQSIVEFLQEETDRQQPLQAAQVP, from the coding sequence ATGACATCACGTACGCCGCGCTCCCGCGCCCTGGGCATGCACCTGATTTTGCTGCTGGTCACCTGTGGGCTGGCCGCTTGGGTGCTGCTCGCTCATGAAGGTGAACTGTCGCCGACGGAGGAATCGGCGACACCCTGGGGCGGTGATTACTTCCCCAATACCTTGCTGACCAACCAGGACGGTCGGCAGGTGCGTTTTTTCGATGACCTGATCAAGGGCAAAGTGGTGGTGATCAACTTCATCTTCACCACGTGCAGCGACTCCTGTCCGCTTGAAACCGCGCGCCTTCGCCAGGTGCAACAGTTGCTGGGTGGGCGGGTTGGCCAGGACATTTTTTTCTACTCGATCAGCATCGACCCGTTGAGCGATACACCCGAAGTGCTCAAGGCCTACTCGCAACGGTTCAAGGTCGGACCGGGCTGGCAGTTTCTCACCGGCGAATTCGAGGCCGTTACCGACTTGCGCAAAAAGCTCGGGCTGTTCATCGAAGGCGTCGACAACGGCCGCAGCAAGGACCACAACCTGAGCCTGATCGTGGGCAACCAAAGTACCGGTCGCTGGATGAAAGCCTCACCGTTCGAGAATCCGTGGATCCTCGCCGATCAGTTGGCCAATACCTTGCAGAACTGGAAGCAACCCAGCATTGAAGAAAATTATGCCGATGCGCCCGAGATCCGCCCACCGAGCAACGGCGAAGAGTTGTTCCGTACCCGTTGTGCGTCGTGTCACAGCCTCGGGCCGCAAGACGGGCAGGGCATCGGCATGCGCAGCATCGGCCCGGACCTGATCGGCGTGACCCGTCTGCGGGAGCCCGCCTGGCTCAATCGCTGGATCCGCGAACCGGATCGCATGCTCGCCGAAAAGGACCCGATTGCGCTGGAGCTGTTTCAACGCTTTGACCGGATCCCGATGCCAAACCTGCGCCTGGATGAGCGCTCGGCGCAGTCCATCGTCGAATTCCTGCAGGAGGAAACCGATCGTCAGCAACCGTTGCAGGCCGCGCAGGTTCCATAG
- a CDS encoding sensor histidine kinase produces the protein MQILEQHKVAAPPNTPVGDAGWRGRFNLLRWFSIGSFLIIAVVALGLGYISTRFVVEESIKRDSMLTAQFVQAIGDAEIRHASINPNRTMGEMLDPRQDNAYPDVNPGARAASRNEFLDHVGHLPDMLLATVYALDRTVVWSTNPELIGVRIEDDEELDESFEMKEAVSTSYHEIDEERPEQRLLREPEYLFIENYIPMFNSDRSKVIAMVEVYKEPVDLVARIQRGFKSIWVATVLGGAVIYLGLFWIVQRAAKLLESQQKQLIANETFVALGEMSSAVAHSLRNPLANIRSSAELAQEIASQSSQKNIGDIISQVDRMSRWVRELLVSLRPMTDEYEAVDLVLAIDDTLSAFDALINRSNVDVRFTPNACPPVVSQQVLLTQILNSLFANALEAMPKGGLLSIEIESPQAGHVRMTLSDTGKGMTKQQQQMVFKPFFTTKQGGLGVGLALVKRIMERFEGSVELTSQEQQGTRVSLNFKVATGGVYGAEHSAGRG, from the coding sequence ATGCAGATACTCGAACAACACAAAGTAGCTGCGCCGCCGAACACGCCGGTGGGAGACGCGGGCTGGCGGGGCCGCTTCAATCTTCTGCGCTGGTTCTCCATCGGCAGCTTCTTGATCATCGCCGTCGTGGCGTTGGGGCTTGGCTACATTTCCACGCGTTTCGTGGTCGAGGAGAGCATCAAACGCGATTCCATGCTGACCGCGCAATTCGTTCAGGCCATCGGTGACGCCGAAATCCGCCACGCATCGATCAACCCGAACAGAACCATGGGCGAAATGCTCGACCCGCGTCAGGACAACGCCTACCCCGATGTCAATCCGGGCGCCCGTGCCGCCTCGCGCAACGAGTTTCTCGATCATGTAGGGCATCTGCCGGACATGCTGCTGGCCACGGTGTACGCGCTGGATCGCACCGTGGTCTGGTCGACCAACCCGGAGTTGATCGGCGTGCGAATTGAAGATGACGAGGAGCTGGACGAATCGTTCGAGATGAAGGAAGCCGTGTCCACCAGCTACCACGAGATCGATGAAGAACGTCCCGAGCAAAGACTGCTGCGCGAGCCGGAGTATCTGTTCATCGAAAACTACATTCCGATGTTCAATTCCGACAGGAGCAAGGTCATCGCCATGGTCGAGGTCTACAAGGAGCCGGTTGATCTGGTTGCGCGCATCCAGCGTGGTTTCAAGTCGATATGGGTGGCGACCGTGCTCGGCGGGGCCGTTATCTACCTCGGGCTGTTCTGGATTGTGCAGCGTGCCGCCAAGCTGCTCGAAAGCCAGCAGAAACAGCTGATCGCCAACGAAACCTTCGTGGCCCTTGGGGAAATGTCCTCGGCCGTGGCCCACAGTTTGCGCAATCCGCTGGCGAACATTCGCTCCAGCGCCGAACTGGCCCAGGAAATCGCCAGCCAGAGCTCACAGAAAAACATCGGCGACATCATCAGTCAGGTCGATCGCATGTCGCGCTGGGTTCGCGAGCTGCTGGTGTCGTTGCGGCCGATGACTGACGAGTATGAAGCGGTGGATCTGGTGCTCGCCATCGACGACACCCTGAGTGCGTTCGACGCGCTGATCAACCGCTCCAATGTCGACGTTCGTTTCACCCCCAACGCCTGCCCGCCGGTAGTCAGCCAACAGGTGTTGCTCACGCAGATTCTCAATAGCCTGTTTGCCAACGCTCTGGAAGCCATGCCCAAGGGCGGTCTGCTGAGCATCGAGATTGAATCGCCGCAAGCCGGACACGTGCGTATGACCCTGAGCGATACCGGCAAGGGCATGACCAAACAGCAGCAGCAAATGGTCTTCAAGCCGTTTTTCACCACCAAACAAGGCGGGTTGGGCGTGGGCCTGGCCCTGGTCAAACGAATAATGGAACGCTTCGAGGGCTCGGTCGAACTGACCAGTCAGGAGCAGCAAGGGACCCGCGTCAGTCTTAATTTTAAAGTGGCAACGGGAGGGGTATATGGGGCAGAGCATTCTGCTGGTCGAGGATGA
- a CDS encoding sigma-54-dependent transcriptional regulator, whose translation MGQSILLVEDDELLAENIQTYLERKDFEVTVCHSAEEALEQMRTVAPDVVLTDNSLPGMSGHDLIQKLRISAPDLKVIMMTGYGNVEDAVVAMKEGAFHYVTKPVALPELKLLLDKALATDRMERTLSFYQEREAQKSGVQALIGESGPMLYLKSTIGQLLDAERRMANTDLPPVLVEGETGTGKELVARALHFDGPRAKGPFIEFNCASIPSNLVESELFGHEKGAFTDAKDRRVGLVEAADGGTLFLDEVGEMDLLLQAKLLKLLEDRTIRRVGSVKERKVDLRVISATNCNLEQMVQQGKFRRDLFFRLRIISIKVPRLYARGEDILLLARHFLAIHGKRYGKPNLYFSDQAEDLLLSYTWPGNVRELRNMLEQTVLLAQSDTIAAHQLNVCLSLVDEPLAMPEAPHHSEPRPVYNGNESMNLPEVERDMVRKMLDKTDWNVTKSARLLGLSRDMLRYRIEKLGLARPDKRQW comes from the coding sequence ATGGGGCAGAGCATTCTGCTGGTCGAGGATGATGAACTCCTCGCCGAGAACATTCAGACCTACCTGGAACGCAAAGACTTCGAGGTGACGGTCTGCCACTCGGCTGAAGAGGCGCTGGAGCAAATGCGCACGGTCGCTCCGGACGTGGTGCTGACCGACAATTCGCTGCCGGGCATGAGCGGGCACGATCTGATCCAGAAGCTGCGCATCAGCGCGCCGGACCTGAAAGTGATCATGATGACCGGCTACGGCAATGTCGAAGACGCCGTGGTGGCGATGAAAGAGGGCGCGTTTCATTACGTCACAAAACCGGTGGCGTTGCCGGAGCTCAAGCTGTTGCTGGACAAGGCCCTGGCCACCGACCGGATGGAGCGCACGTTGTCGTTCTATCAGGAACGTGAAGCGCAGAAGTCAGGGGTGCAGGCCTTGATCGGCGAATCAGGGCCGATGCTCTATCTGAAAAGCACGATTGGTCAGCTGCTCGACGCCGAGCGCCGGATGGCCAACACCGATCTGCCGCCCGTACTGGTGGAAGGCGAGACTGGCACCGGGAAAGAACTGGTGGCCCGCGCGCTGCATTTTGACGGTCCGCGTGCCAAGGGGCCGTTCATTGAATTCAACTGTGCATCGATTCCTTCCAACCTGGTGGAGTCGGAGCTGTTCGGTCACGAGAAGGGCGCGTTCACTGACGCGAAGGACCGTCGCGTCGGCCTGGTCGAAGCGGCCGATGGCGGCACGCTGTTTCTTGATGAAGTGGGTGAAATGGACCTGCTGCTGCAAGCCAAACTGCTGAAGCTGCTGGAAGACCGGACCATTCGCCGGGTCGGATCGGTGAAGGAGCGCAAGGTCGATTTACGGGTAATCAGCGCCACCAACTGCAACCTTGAGCAAATGGTCCAGCAGGGCAAGTTCCGCCGCGACCTGTTCTTCCGCCTGCGCATCATTTCGATCAAGGTGCCGCGCCTGTACGCCCGTGGTGAAGACATCCTGCTGCTGGCCCGGCATTTCCTGGCGATCCATGGCAAACGCTATGGCAAACCGAACCTGTATTTCAGTGATCAGGCCGAAGATTTGTTGCTCAGCTACACCTGGCCGGGCAACGTGCGCGAACTGCGCAACATGCTCGAACAAACCGTGCTGCTGGCCCAGAGCGACACCATCGCCGCCCACCAGTTGAACGTCTGCCTGAGCCTGGTAGATGAACCGCTGGCGATGCCGGAGGCGCCACACCACAGCGAGCCACGACCGGTCTACAACGGCAACGAGTCGATGAACCTGCCGGAAGTGGAGCGCGACATGGTGCGCAAGATGCTCGACAAGACCGACTGGAATGTCACCAAGTCCGCACGGCTGCTGGGCCTGAGCCGCGACATGCTGCGCTACCGGATCGAAAAACTCGGCCTCGCGCGCCCGGACAAACGTCAGTGGTAA
- a CDS encoding ABC transporter permease, translating to MRVFRETMRALLSHWRQHPVQFFSVLTGLWLATSLLTGVQALNSQARESYARASQLIGGEPQASLSAPGGGTFPQALFVELRRAGWPVSPVLQGRVTLKGHEDQRLQLMGIEPVSLPSGSAVAGQALAIEQVVEFFSPPGRTWISPQMLQALGLREGDRPSSLNGVMLPPLQVQTDMAPGVLLVDIGFAQQILGLPDQLSRLLLPKDFTATLPDQFKGQLQLKASDEENNLSRLTESFHLNLDALGFLSFVVGLFIVHAAIGLALEQRRGLLRTLRACGVSARMLIACLAVELGGLALIGGLAGVASGYLLASVLLPDVAASLRGLYGAEVAGQLSLSPGWWLSGIGLSLLGAMLAGANSLLRAARLPLLALADPQAWHQAYARWLRRQGWVAAIAGVIAVLALIFGDSLASGFLLMAALLIGAALALPVVLDTVLNLVLHRSRSVLGQWFLADCRQQLPALSLALMALLLALAANIGAGSMTAGFRQTFSDWLEQRLTAELYVNPQNPAQARELQSWLKQQPSLSAVLPNWQVSIQLQGWPADVFGVIDHPNYRQHWPLLEALGDNPWDRLAKDDALMLSEQLARRLKVRLGDRLTLPTPTGTWSPRIVGIYADYGNPKGHLLVNVDHLLRGWPQLTPNRFNLRIEPPLIPAFLKTLQTRFALDDSRIVDQARLKGWSTQVFERTFAATAALNSLTLGVAGVALFISLLTQSQSRLGQLAPLWALGVTRRQLMLLNLGQTWLLAVLTLVLALPLGIALAWCLDTVINVQAFGWRLPLRVFPLQLAQLMGLALLATLLASAWPLYSLYRSQPADLLRTFAHED from the coding sequence GTGCGGGTTTTTCGCGAAACCATGCGCGCACTGCTCAGCCATTGGCGGCAGCACCCGGTGCAGTTTTTCAGTGTGCTGACCGGGCTTTGGCTCGCCACCAGCCTGTTGACCGGCGTGCAGGCGCTGAACAGCCAGGCGCGGGAAAGTTACGCGCGGGCCAGTCAGTTGATCGGCGGTGAACCCCAGGCCAGTCTCAGTGCACCGGGTGGCGGGACGTTTCCCCAGGCCTTGTTTGTCGAGCTGCGCCGCGCGGGTTGGCCGGTGTCGCCGGTGCTGCAGGGGAGAGTCACGCTCAAGGGGCATGAAGACCAGCGATTGCAGTTGATGGGCATTGAGCCGGTGTCGCTCCCATCTGGTTCCGCCGTGGCCGGGCAGGCGTTGGCGATCGAGCAGGTGGTCGAGTTTTTCAGCCCGCCGGGCAGGACCTGGATTTCTCCGCAGATGTTGCAGGCGTTGGGGTTGCGCGAAGGCGACCGTCCTTCCAGTTTGAACGGTGTGATGTTGCCGCCACTGCAGGTGCAAACCGACATGGCCCCCGGCGTCTTGCTGGTGGACATCGGCTTTGCTCAGCAGATTCTGGGGCTGCCGGATCAACTGTCGCGCTTGCTGTTGCCCAAGGATTTCACTGCCACCTTGCCTGATCAATTCAAAGGCCAGCTCCAACTGAAAGCCAGCGACGAAGAGAACAACCTTTCGCGCCTGACCGAAAGCTTTCACCTGAACCTCGATGCCTTGGGTTTTCTCTCTTTTGTCGTTGGCCTGTTCATTGTCCACGCCGCCATCGGACTGGCTCTGGAGCAACGTCGAGGGCTGCTGCGAACCCTGCGCGCCTGTGGGGTCAGCGCTCGAATGTTGATTGCTTGCCTCGCCGTTGAACTGGGTGGGCTGGCGCTGATCGGCGGCCTTGCAGGCGTCGCCAGTGGCTACCTGCTGGCCAGTGTGCTGCTGCCGGACGTCGCCGCCAGTCTGCGCGGGTTGTACGGCGCCGAAGTGGCGGGGCAGTTGAGCCTCAGTCCAGGGTGGTGGCTCAGCGGTATTGGCCTGAGCCTGCTGGGTGCGATGCTGGCCGGTGCCAACAGCCTGTTGCGGGCGGCGCGTTTGCCGTTGCTGGCCCTGGCCGATCCGCAGGCGTGGCATCAGGCCTATGCACGCTGGTTGCGGCGTCAAGGTTGGGTGGCGGCGATTGCGGGCGTGATCGCAGTGCTGGCGTTGATCTTTGGCGACAGCCTGGCCAGTGGATTCCTGCTGATGGCCGCGCTGCTGATCGGCGCGGCGCTGGCGCTGCCGGTGGTGCTCGATACGGTGCTGAACCTGGTGCTGCATCGCAGCCGTTCGGTGCTCGGTCAATGGTTTCTCGCCGATTGCCGTCAGCAACTGCCGGCCCTGAGCCTGGCGTTGATGGCGCTGTTGTTGGCACTGGCGGCGAATATCGGCGCCGGCAGCATGACCGCCGGTTTTCGCCAGACCTTCAGTGACTGGCTCGAACAAAGGCTGACCGCCGAACTGTACGTGAACCCGCAAAACCCGGCCCAGGCCAGAGAACTGCAGAGCTGGCTCAAACAGCAACCATCACTCAGCGCCGTGCTGCCCAACTGGCAGGTGTCGATCCAGTTGCAGGGCTGGCCGGCGGACGTTTTTGGCGTGATCGACCACCCGAACTATCGCCAGCACTGGCCGTTGCTGGAAGCCTTGGGCGACAACCCGTGGGACCGATTGGCCAAGGACGACGCGCTGATGCTCAGCGAACAACTGGCCCGGCGCCTGAAGGTGCGTCTCGGTGACCGTCTCACGCTGCCCACGCCGACCGGCACGTGGTCACCGCGCATCGTCGGGATCTACGCTGACTACGGCAATCCCAAGGGCCACCTCCTGGTCAATGTCGACCACCTGCTGCGCGGCTGGCCACAACTGACACCCAACCGCTTCAACCTGCGCATCGAGCCGCCGCTGATCCCGGCGTTCCTGAAAACGCTGCAAACACGCTTCGCCCTGGACGACAGCCGCATCGTCGATCAGGCCCGGCTCAAAGGATGGTCCACCCAAGTGTTCGAACGCACCTTCGCCGCGACCGCCGCGCTGAACAGCCTGACCCTTGGCGTAGCGGGCGTGGCACTGTTCATCAGCCTGCTGACCCAGAGCCAGAGCCGCCTCGGGCAACTCGCACCGCTGTGGGCGTTGGGCGTGACGCGCCGACAATTGATGCTGCTCAACCTCGGGCAAACCTGGTTGCTGGCGGTGCTGACGCTGGTGCTGGCCTTGCCGCTGGGCATCGCACTGGCGTGGTGCCTGGACACGGTGATCAACGTTCAGGCATTCGGCTGGCGCCTGCCGTTGCGGGTGTTTCCGTTGCAGCTGGCGCAGTTGATGGGGCTGGCGTTGCTGGCGACCTTGCTGGCGTCCGCGTGGCCGCTGTACTCGCTGTATCGCTCGCAACCGGCGGACCTGCTGAGGACGTTTGCTCATGAGGATTAA